Part of the Ornithodoros turicata isolate Travis chromosome 6, ASM3712646v1, whole genome shotgun sequence genome, CGAAATGTACGTCAAAATGTGTAAATCAACCAATATCAATCAATAAAATgtgtcaatcaatcaataaaatgTGTAAGTcaaccgtggaggacactgagcacattctTGTGCACTGTTCCAGATATGCATCTCAAAGGgctaccatgaaatctgctctcgaccgacGGGACAGCCACAACTTTGACCTTGTAAAAGTGCTGGGTCCTTGGCCTGCTGACAAAAAGGATTGCGTGCGCCTTGTCAGTGCGTGCGACATTTATTCAGAGCGGTGCGTTGGAGTCAATATATATAGGCAGATTGATTGCATTCTGCGTTGGGTTAGATCAGGTTATCGTAGGTTAGTTTAGTTAGTTAGTTTAAGTTTCGGTTAGTATGGGTTAGCTTAGGCTGTGTTTACTCTTGTGATGTTGGTTTAAGTCCCCTACTTGAAGTTCACCATGCTTTGGGCTGTGCGGGCATAAGACTACAGAGACGGTTTCATCTCACTTTTTAAAGATATATTTTCAAGCGTAGATTTTTGACAATTTATTATCAACGTTAGATAATTAAGCAGTTTATTTTTGTCGTGGATTtatttaagcgtatattctggacGTTTTATTTTGAACGGTGGATACTTACACGTTTATTCTTGagcgtttatttttaacggttTCAAATAGGCTATTTACCTATACCCCTGTGCGACAACAAAATTCTCGGACCATGGTCGGacctgagttcctctccagcactggactaatggacgaactctaataggacatctttacatcatcatcactttctcatccctcccacaagcgcaatggggcagtgtaccgccatatcggcggagaatgacccatcacatcatcatcatcatcatcctctgtctgtctgtctgtctgtctgtctgtctgtctgtctgtctgtctgtctgtggtgtgtgtgtgtgtgtgtgtgtgtgtgtgtgtgtgtgtgtgtgtgtgtgtgtgtgtgtgtgtgtgtgtgtgtgtgtgtgtgtgtgtgtgtgtgtgtgtgtgtgtgtgtgtgtgtgtgtgtgtgtgacaccaCAGTCAATCTTTTTGGCGACGATCGGGAAGTTAATGTATTTAGTGGGACGGTAAGATGTATCGGAACATGATCAGGCAACGCAACGGAAACAAGGGGAGAGGACATACATGGACAGCGTTACTTCGTGTATGTCCTCTGTCCGTGTCCCCGTCGCGTTGCCTGGTCATGTTTCAATGTACCAAGGAACACGCTCTGCACCTTCTCGCGTAAGAAAACTACGGAGACATTGGCTCCTACAACCCAGGAGCCGCTTACTACAAGTCACTCATATACGAAAGTAAATAGGCATGCATGTTTGTTTGTGCTTGCTGAAGTGCTGCTGTTACTGAAAATTGTCCACTTACTGTCCACAATGAATGGATTACCGCCATTCTTCCTGTCAAAATCACGGTACCTTTAACCCAACTCATACAAAATCTACACTTTGATCTTTTGATCTTtgttcttttcttatcaactctactcaactcaactcatacAAAATCTGAGCCATAGGTGGCTTGACGACCAGAGTTGTTAAGTAAACGAGTAAGAGGAACTGAGTACGTGTATTTAGGTACCTTTTGCGTATCTTGAGTGAAATATCAGATACATttcatccccattttttctttatcacatcacatcacatacaTTTGCATGGTGGTACTTTTATCTGTAACTCggttacttttttcagtaacttttacTCTACTTCaaagtttttttattattaaaatACATGAGCGACAACCGTCATCAATAGGTGGCGCAATTCGGCTAGGCAATTTGACGTGAGTGATCATTCCCACTACTGAAGTCTGTATTTCGCAAATATAACACTGAGTTGCCAAGCAGTGCCGCGGTGGAGGGGTTATGTAGCTTGAGGTGTCTCGTCAGTACAAATCTTCGAAACCGCATGACGGAAAATAATTTTGAAATAACTGTGCTCGTTTGTACAAACAAAAGGTATGCAAGAGAAGAGAAACGTTAAGAAGGAGAGGAAACAGTGGAGATAAGGCGCTGGTTTGTTGATGTGTGATATCAGGTCAGTGTCAAGTCTATCGCCTATCTTCTTGAAATAAATATATGTAATGGTTCATAGCTCGGGTGTGTGCAGAATCCCACACCACTAAATAAAAATCATAAttatcatgtatttctctctctctctctcataaaTTAAACCTATAAATTCAGAATTTGTTATCCCACACCACCAAATTATTGATGTATGTTATGTTGACAAAATTTCATATACAGTATTAGACTTAACTAAGTTTGTTACATTTCCTGTATAACCTTTTGTATAGAGCTACTAATTCACGCTTCCACCGCTCCGAATAacctcacccgcttccgccggcCGCTAAgctgtcgcaccgaagaaaaagtacgccgctcgcgtgttctctaaacttttgtcccaacctgcactacctgcaaaaaaaaaaaaaaaaaatgacataaataaaaattaaaaaaattccAAATCCataagaaggaaagaaagaatgaaTAACGTAATTATTATCACATCTTTTGAACCAAGGTAATCTGCTTGATCAATCGTAATGAAACTCATAACAGCTCGCTAAATTAACCCGATCAATTTAATggaaaaaggaacaacaactttattttggctttggagagtggggagcttGAGGGGGGCTCAACAATATTGAAAAACATGTCTCCAGTCCTGGAAAAAGGAACTGCGAAGGCACTGAGCACATTTTTAGAAGTGAAGTGGGAATTTTCTCCCACGGGGTACCTGTAGCTGTAACTCAGATTCTTTTCAACCCATTTATCTGCCACTGTACAACTCAGATACTGTTTAAAAGTGACTTTAACAACCCTATTGAAACTCTATTGACGACACACCTTTCCTTGCTCCAGTAACACACAGTTGGGTATCAGCAACCGATAGACTGTTGGTGGTGACGGGTGAACTCTTCTGGCGTAAATGTCAAAGAGCTTTGCGCCCAGGACTTCTTCCCCACTGCGCGGTTCTGGTCATACCGTGTCCTTACATGAAAAGACTACATTTCGCATATGATACGCTGAAAGTGAAAGTGAGTATGAACAAGACTAGCCAAGCGCCTAATTTCATTGGAATTTTTATTTCCGCATTGCGGCAAACGCGCCATAAAGAACGCACCTTTGTTATACAGCGTGACCAAGGCCCCAGCCGTCGTATCGGCTATTATTGTCTCATTCGCACGAATTATGAATCGCCTTCGTGATATCGTAAACCGAGATACGTACGGCTCACGAAGCAGTAAATCTCACAGCGAGCAGGAGTCACGGCAGTCCAATCACGTGACATCGCTCCGCTCCTCTCCCTATAAATAGAGGCGGACAGGACTGTCCAGGGCACCGTCTCTCCACAACCAATATGCACCCCATCAGCGTAGTTCTCGTTCTAGCAGGAGCAGTGCTCCTATTGGCCGTTGAAACGGGACATGGAGCTACGGTCACTACCACGGCGGCGCCCGATGCTGGCGGTGCAGCTGGACAGGCTACAGAAGCTCCAGTTTCCAGCAACGGCGGTGTTTTAACAGTTGCTGGGCACGGTTCCTCGGGAAACGCTGGTGAGACATCTGTTTCCAGCTCACTCTAAACATTATGTTACATCCTCACAGCTCGTAAGGGTGGCCCGACAcattgccttcctttctctttttctttttttctttgtgtatgtgtgtgtgtgtgtgcatataACGAATGAGGAGACGTGACAAGTTCTACCAAGATCATTTTTTCGTCTATTTTTATCACTTTTTTCTCTCAGATAGTTTTAGCTCTTAGATAGGTTTTAGCTAATCCGTTGGCCTGTCCACAAAATTATATATGCAGGTGACCTCGCAGTCATGTTATACTCCTTTTGACTTCAAACAGAAGGCGCGAGTATGTCCATCCGTAGCCTTATATGGCCACGTGACAGTTACCACGTGAACAAACCGCGAACGATGGCCCTATTCAGGAACCGCATTTGAATGCGTTGTGCACATTTTAGTTTGCCCATATatgcagcctttttttttttcccctttttccttttttttatttttttgaaatCCTGGTATCGGATGAGGTTTGTTGGAGTTGGGAAATAAACACCAGACAACAATTTCCTCAGACACAGCAGTTGCTGCGTCTGAGGAAATtgctgtctgttgtttatttccctgcctcgggttgcatccttgtcatcatgaaccagcttgACTGCGCCCTCTTCTCTGTTGTCGACAGATTAAAGGGTTAAAGGAACATTTAATTTGTAAcgtattttcttttctgttttttcctTCCCCACATACTTACGGTTAGAAATTCCCGTAAGACAAAGAGGAATATGTTCGCTGACAGAAATTTCTCTCTTTTAACAGGTCGAGCTGACGAGCCTGCGGAAGAACGTGAGTATCAGCATACTTTTCGGATCTTAATTCGGTTCAAAGTACACACGCGTCCAAGtgtcacgtcacgtcacgtcacgttacgatacgatacgatacgCGAACAAGGCGACATCAAAGCTCCATGCAGCGTTCACCAGCAAATACAAGTCTGTTCAGTGTATGCGCGTATTGTTTCGACGGCCTGGTGCACAGGAACGGCCCTGAGTGCACGGAATCTGCTTTCTCACCGGTTGACCTCGTCAGCAACGAGAAAAGTTACAAACCGTTCGTAATACAGGGTGTGGCAGTGATGTTGCTTCTCTTAACAAGGCGTAAAAAAATGTAACTATCGGTGATCAAGATAGGGCATTGAATATATGCATCATGTCTAGAGCAACGAGTGCACTGAAAGCGACTGTCTTGCGTTCATATTCGTTCCTCACTATACTATTTTTGTGGTAACTATAACTGTGGTATCATTCACGTTTTAGAAACGCAAGTGATGAATATTAATGGTAACAGACAATCCAATTACCTGTATATGTTACCCGTAAAGAACTTTAAACTGCAGTATTGGCTGGTGAAGAGTCTCCCATTTTGTACTTTCTTTGCAGAACCTAAACCACCGGCCGAAACCACCGCAGCCCCCCCAGCCACGGCAGCTGCCCCGTAAACTACCTTGAACTGGAAGTCAAACCAGAAAGAACAACGAACGCCTAATAAATGAACCCTAGGCACTAGTGTCATACTTGCATGGCTTCGTTTCATGGTTTTTACTAAACTTTCTGCGTCACAAGCAGTCGTGTCACAAAGAAAGGGGGGCTCAACAATAGCGAAAAACATGTCACCAGTCCTGGGCACCATGTAGTAGCACGCACGCAGATACCAGGCAGTATAGCACGTCACTGACACACCTTCCAACCGTAAAATGTTTGTTGTTAGTCCACTTTCACTATACCTATCAATATTGCATATTTGTACCATATCATGATAAGGCATTTTAGAGAAAactcttcccgggaacagcaccacAAAGGATACTGCTCCGACGACCAGCAGTCATTTTCAGTGGGGATATCGATCAAGTGGCagtgaacacacacacatatgtaGCGTAACGTAATGTGACGTGACGTGTCGCTGAAAATAAACGTTAAAAAGACGGTGTGCCTACTAGAAGGGCCGGCAACCGTGTATTCCCACGAACGATGCCCCAAAGGAATATTCTGGCAGAGgaacaagcaaaaaaatgctCACGGAGCGGAAGTTCCGCCCGTCTTGTGATGGGCATCCGCGCCGCTCCAGAATATCGGAAGTTGCGTACCGaccacatagcagacgacactatcggccttgtcgtctgctatagaaGGTGAGCTGAAAGACATTCCGCATAATTAGAGGATAACGGGAAAATATGACGTTGCgagctcgcgctcacgtgacagcagagaGCTATAAGTTTTGTACAGCTCCCGCTAATCGCCAGCGCCACCTAGGCACcgaaagcccccccccccccccccgcttcgcgctcacgtgaccctcgtGACGCTACCCTCGAGATATGACGAAATTAAACCAGAAACTGACCCGCGTAATATCGTAAGCGTAATAATATAATAAGTGTAATAATAATACCAGCGTAATAATATAATAAGTGATACACTATAGCCGCAAAGTACAGGCCATCATTCTCTTTTTCTCCAAAACGTTGTTCTTTGTGTGTTTGGAAAATTTGTTTCTGCCCGCGAACACTGCAGAGACGCCAAACTATGCTACTTCAATTGAACTCACCGATGCTAGCGCCACCTACAGATAAACAAGGCTTGATTCcttaaacgacgtgacgtaCGTATCAAAAGCCTTCCAATTAGAATCGTGCATCGGCGGCTTATACCCCCAAAAACCTGCGGAGACGGAGCGAGAGGAGGGGAGGCAAGGAAGGAAGGAATGTCATCGTAGTGCTTGCGCGAAAACCGCTAAGCCAACGGAGATTGTTTCGGGAGTCGTTGGACATAGCCAGCAAAGGAAATGCAAGTCAGTAATATACTTCCTCCCGTCCCCCTCTGCCGGTTTGAGGGGATATAAGTTCGCTTGCCTCAATAAACCTCTTTGCTCTCTCTGAGGATCTGTGTCTGCGTGT contains:
- the LOC135397628 gene encoding uncharacterized protein LOC135397628, with amino-acid sequence MHPISVVLVLAGAVLLLAVETGHGATVTTTAAPDAGGAAGQATEAPVSSNGGVLTVAGHGSSGNAGRADEPAEERKYIEKMAKESCEKASQETIPPGDVRYFALVGVKKYYYICKGPKALRVECTPHILDKICKDISRSTP